From Natronincola ferrireducens, the proteins below share one genomic window:
- a CDS encoding efflux RND transporter periplasmic adaptor subunit translates to MAKGKSKKKKIIILAVVFLVIAIATVGATTAFRNKKEGVSVDILTLTKGGITVTVPANGVLEEIEKHTIFTETTTKVLSIEVKEGDYVQKGQMLAMLDTKDLGNQLAIKRNLLEMDKIDLAKLEVAREETIDENNRRVEGSLRTIEDTKKTLMRNTELYNHGAISKEEFEASERAYEDAKRAYGEAAKTSDIMAFDIEKMKKKIEITKLEIADMEREVQKQEDKIISPIEGMVTAINLEEGGFTNPTNPSFIISNIEDLAIEINVSEYDIAKVEVGQEVEIETDALSGTTFKGFVERVAPVAKRLATGQTTETVIPVTIKVKENHELLKPGFSVKTKIISQQKEDVLVIPFDAIILEQNGAKIVFVVREDILHKVEVQTGIESDFDIEIIRGLEVGDKIVLNPSMTLTEGMKVIVNERQQKEK, encoded by the coding sequence ATGGCGAAAGGAAAGTCTAAAAAAAAGAAAATCATCATTTTAGCTGTAGTGTTTCTTGTAATTGCAATAGCTACCGTTGGTGCTACTACAGCCTTTAGAAATAAGAAGGAGGGGGTCTCTGTAGATATACTAACCCTTACTAAAGGAGGGATTACCGTTACTGTACCGGCCAATGGTGTGCTGGAGGAGATAGAAAAGCATACAATTTTTACGGAAACCACTACTAAGGTCCTCTCCATTGAAGTAAAAGAGGGGGATTATGTACAAAAAGGACAAATGCTAGCAATGTTGGATACAAAGGATTTAGGTAATCAGCTGGCGATAAAAAGAAATTTATTAGAAATGGATAAAATTGATTTAGCTAAGCTAGAAGTTGCTCGTGAAGAAACAATTGATGAAAACAATCGTAGAGTAGAAGGTAGTCTCAGGACTATAGAGGATACAAAAAAGACTTTGATGAGAAACACAGAGCTATACAACCACGGTGCTATCTCTAAGGAGGAATTTGAAGCCAGTGAGAGGGCCTATGAAGATGCTAAAAGAGCCTATGGGGAGGCTGCAAAAACCTCTGATATTATGGCTTTTGATATAGAAAAAATGAAAAAGAAGATAGAAATTACCAAGCTGGAAATTGCTGATATGGAGAGGGAAGTTCAAAAGCAAGAGGATAAAATCATTAGTCCTATAGAGGGAATGGTTACAGCTATTAACTTAGAAGAGGGAGGATTTACGAATCCTACTAATCCAAGCTTTATTATTTCCAATATTGAAGACTTAGCTATTGAAATCAATGTTAGTGAATACGATATTGCAAAGGTAGAGGTAGGTCAAGAGGTGGAAATTGAAACAGACGCCCTGTCTGGCACAACCTTCAAAGGCTTTGTAGAGAGGGTTGCACCTGTAGCTAAAAGACTGGCCACAGGTCAAACCACAGAAACAGTCATCCCAGTTACCATAAAGGTGAAGGAAAACCATGAACTATTAAAGCCCGGTTTTTCTGTAAAGACGAAAATCATTAGTCAGCAGAAGGAAGATGTTTTAGTGATTCCCTTTGATGCTATTATTTTAGAACAAAATGGAGCAAAGATTGTCTTTGTGGTGAGGGAGGATATTCTTCATAAAGTAGAGGTTCAAACAGGGATAGAATCGGATTTTGATATAGAAATTATAAGGGGTTTAGAGGTGGGGGACAAAATTGTTCTAAATCCATCCATGACTTTAACAGAAGGTATGAAGGTCATTGTCAATGAAAGACAACAGAAGGAAAAATAA
- the tsaB gene encoding tRNA (adenosine(37)-N6)-threonylcarbamoyltransferase complex dimerization subunit type 1 TsaB has product MKMLALDTSSIVATVAILDEDKLVGEYILNHKKTHSQKLMPMIEDILKSCELTPKDIDVFAVALGPGSFTGLRIGLATIKAMAQALEKPVIGVSTLEALTYNLPYAKELVCPILDAQRDLVYTGLYQWQQGEFIKVMEEEVVTIEALLENLKTRGEKVIFLGDALEKFRGVILQELKENAIIPPAIVRMPRASSVAELASRRRRAGNLQKASEVLPIYMRKSQAENQWEERMNKGK; this is encoded by the coding sequence ATGAAAATGCTAGCACTGGACACCTCATCCATCGTTGCCACTGTAGCTATTTTAGATGAGGATAAATTGGTGGGGGAATACATATTAAACCATAAAAAAACCCATTCTCAAAAACTAATGCCTATGATTGAGGATATTTTGAAAAGCTGTGAATTGACACCAAAGGATATTGATGTTTTTGCTGTAGCCTTGGGTCCAGGTTCCTTTACTGGTCTTAGAATAGGCTTGGCCACCATCAAGGCAATGGCTCAAGCATTGGAGAAACCCGTCATAGGGGTATCTACCTTGGAGGCTTTAACCTACAATCTTCCCTATGCTAAAGAACTGGTATGTCCCATACTGGATGCCCAGCGGGATTTGGTTTATACAGGGCTTTATCAATGGCAACAGGGGGAATTTATTAAGGTGATGGAGGAGGAGGTTGTTACCATAGAAGCTCTATTAGAAAACCTTAAGACAAGGGGAGAAAAAGTAATCTTTTTAGGAGATGCTTTAGAAAAATTTCGAGGGGTTATTTTACAGGAATTGAAGGAAAATGCCATCATCCCCCCTGCTATAGTAAGGATGCCCAGGGCTTCCTCGGTTGCAGAGTTGGCCAGCAGAAGGAGAAGGGCAGGAAATCTACAGAAGGCCTCGGAGGTATTACCTATTTACATGAGAAAATCCCAAGCAGAAAACCAGTGGGAAGAACGTATGAATAAGGGGAAGTAG
- a CDS encoding ABC transporter permease yields the protein MNLLENILLAASTIRANKMRSFLTMLGIIIGIAAVVAISAIGNGGKYQIQKSMEQFGTNRLMVYMNWEKQGEMTQRDYLNDRDIEGIKRIQGIEAITPLYEEWTSLTVRNHHIDIVLVGANADSQIITNVKMIKGRFINDNDVANNSNQIVISEKEARELFGTIDVIGEKVTLNSYRGPVDFNIVGITNYEENLFSGTMNNGRAQVYVPISTIMRVYNQTVYYGVNLKIANREDMDIVGQQVIRLLERMHNNKDMYTMFNLEQMLQTINGVIATVTTVLAFIAGIALLVGGIGIMNIMLVSVSERIREIGIKKAIGAKRSTILLQFITESSIISLLGGIIGIIFGFVLGLGASFLLKMPPLISIREVVGATLLAMTIGILFGVYPANRAAKMNPIEALGYE from the coding sequence ATGAATCTATTAGAAAATATTCTATTGGCGGCATCGACTATTAGGGCCAATAAAATGCGGTCATTTTTGACAATGCTAGGGATTATTATTGGCATTGCTGCTGTAGTGGCGATATCTGCTATCGGAAATGGTGGCAAATATCAAATACAAAAGAGTATGGAACAGTTTGGAACCAATCGATTGATGGTCTATATGAACTGGGAAAAGCAGGGGGAGATGACCCAGAGGGATTATCTCAACGATAGAGATATTGAAGGGATTAAAAGGATTCAGGGTATTGAGGCCATAACACCCCTCTATGAAGAATGGACTTCTTTAACTGTTAGAAACCATCATATAGATATTGTTTTGGTGGGAGCAAATGCCGATAGTCAGATCATTACAAATGTTAAGATGATAAAGGGAAGATTTATTAACGATAACGATGTAGCCAATAACAGCAATCAGATTGTTATTTCCGAGAAGGAAGCAAGGGAGCTATTTGGCACTATAGATGTCATCGGAGAGAAGGTAACCTTAAATAGCTATAGGGGACCTGTGGATTTCAACATAGTTGGTATTACAAATTATGAAGAAAATCTTTTTAGTGGCACGATGAATAATGGTAGGGCCCAGGTTTATGTACCTATTTCAACTATTATGCGGGTATATAATCAGACGGTTTACTATGGCGTTAATTTAAAGATTGCCAATAGGGAGGATATGGACATCGTTGGGCAACAGGTTATAAGATTATTGGAAAGAATGCATAACAATAAGGATATGTACACAATGTTTAATTTAGAGCAAATGCTACAAACGATTAATGGTGTTATTGCTACCGTTACAACGGTTTTGGCCTTTATTGCTGGTATAGCTCTTTTGGTAGGGGGGATTGGCATTATGAACATTATGCTGGTCTCAGTAAGTGAAAGGATACGGGAAATAGGTATCAAGAAGGCCATTGGAGCCAAAAGAAGTACCATTCTACTACAATTTATAACTGAATCCTCCATTATATCCCTATTGGGAGGAATAATAGGTATCATATTTGGTTTTGTCTTGGGGTTAGGGGCTTCCTTTTTATTGAAGATGCCACCGTTGATTAGTATAAGGGAAGTGGTGGGGGCCACCCTGTTGGCAATGACCATTGGAATCCTATTTGGTGTATATCCTGCCAATCGAGCTGCTAAAATGAATCCTATTGAAGCTCTGGGGTACGAGTAG
- the rimI gene encoding ribosomal protein S18-alanine N-acetyltransferase, whose protein sequence is MEELEVRRMLLKDIDDVVEIEKRCFPIPWTRGAFETELRKNKLALYFVGLWRGKVVGYGGMWLIIDEGHITNIAVHPDYQGRKVGEAIVEAIIEEAKARRIYRITLEVRKSNDIAQNLYKKLGFITCGIRPGYYSDNGEDAMIMWKELASI, encoded by the coding sequence ATGGAGGAATTGGAAGTAAGAAGGATGTTGTTGAAGGATATTGACGATGTAGTAGAAATAGAAAAAAGATGCTTTCCCATACCGTGGACTAGGGGGGCTTTTGAAACGGAGCTAAGGAAAAACAAATTAGCTCTATACTTTGTTGGTCTATGGAGGGGGAAGGTAGTAGGGTATGGAGGTATGTGGCTGATTATAGATGAGGGTCATATTACCAACATAGCTGTCCATCCCGATTATCAAGGAAGGAAAGTAGGAGAAGCTATTGTTGAGGCTATTATAGAGGAAGCTAAGGCAAGAAGAATTTATCGTATTACACTAGAGGTAAGGAAGTCCAATGATATAGCACAAAATCTTTATAAGAAATTAGGGTTCATAACCTGTGGCATAAGACCCGGCTATTATAGTGATAATGGTGAAGATGCCATGATTATGTGGAAGGAGCTAGCATCTATATAA
- the tsaD gene encoding tRNA (adenosine(37)-N6)-threonylcarbamoyltransferase complex transferase subunit TsaD, producing the protein MSKDFTKDDIITLAIESSCDETSVSILKNGRTVLSNIIATQIEQHKKFGGVVPEVASRKHIENINFVIGEALEEANVTFDDITHVASTYGPGLVGALLVGLSAAKAIAFAREIPFNGVNHIEGHIYANFIEHQELEPPFVCLIVSGGHTHLVYMKDYGEYEILGKTRDDAAGEAFDKVARALGLGYPGGPEIDKLAKIGDKEAIAFPKAYLEEGSYDFSFSGLKSAVLNYLNSQRMKGNPIVIEDVAASFQQAVIEILVEKTMACAIEKGVKQITIAGGVAANSGLRQLLGKKAEAHGLHLKYPSLKLCTDNAAMIGCVAYYDYIKGYRSSLDLNGIPNLKIGERH; encoded by the coding sequence ATGTCTAAAGATTTTACTAAGGATGATATCATTACGTTGGCCATCGAAAGCAGCTGTGATGAAACCTCTGTAAGTATTTTAAAAAATGGTCGTACTGTTTTATCAAATATCATTGCAACCCAGATAGAACAACATAAAAAATTTGGGGGGGTTGTTCCAGAGGTAGCCTCTAGAAAACATATAGAAAATATTAATTTTGTTATAGGGGAAGCGTTGGAGGAGGCTAATGTTACCTTTGATGATATAACCCATGTGGCTTCAACCTATGGGCCTGGTTTAGTGGGAGCATTGCTGGTGGGTTTATCAGCGGCTAAAGCCATTGCCTTTGCAAGAGAGATTCCCTTCAATGGGGTTAACCATATAGAAGGCCATATTTATGCAAATTTTATTGAACATCAGGAGCTGGAGCCTCCATTTGTTTGTCTCATTGTCTCAGGTGGACATACCCATTTAGTTTATATGAAGGACTATGGAGAATATGAAATATTGGGAAAGACAAGGGATGATGCAGCTGGGGAAGCCTTTGATAAAGTGGCCCGTGCTTTAGGATTAGGATATCCTGGGGGGCCTGAAATCGATAAATTAGCTAAAATAGGGGATAAGGAAGCCATAGCTTTTCCAAAGGCCTATTTAGAAGAAGGAAGCTATGATTTTAGTTTTAGTGGATTAAAATCCGCTGTCCTCAATTATTTGAACTCCCAAAGGATGAAGGGAAATCCTATAGTGATAGAGGACGTAGCTGCTAGTTTTCAACAGGCGGTTATTGAAATATTGGTTGAAAAAACCATGGCCTGTGCTATAGAGAAGGGTGTAAAACAAATTACCATAGCTGGAGGTGTCGCAGCCAATAGCGGTCTTCGCCAACTATTAGGAAAGAAGGCTGAGGCCCATGGTCTACACTTAAAATATCCTTCCCTAAAGCTATGTACCGATAATGCTGCCATGATCGGTTGTGTAGCCTATTATGACTATATTAAGGGATATCGATCCTCACTGGATTTAAATGGTATACCTAATCTCAAAATAGGAGAGCGACATTAA
- a CDS encoding ABC transporter permease, protein MLLIETFRVALQSIWTNKLRSSLTILGLVIGILSVVVITTLGNAAQADMTSAFEQYGKGKLNVNLRGNADRPAVYRDFFSDEDISAIGRMEDDIIAISPELRRWMTIQHGNKQTRIDMMGVNHNYNQVETIDLLGGRFFTEEDTLGRRNVMIIDEKTARFLFDSTDVIGEIVTVTTGWYAVELMIIGVDKLMDSAILNMAQGDYSYGYMPITLAARMYFTDRYPRFMLQAQEGLNLDAVSERVLNLLERRNKERDMYWVFTREEQFNQATEGIGFLTATVSGIAAIALLVGGIGIMNIMLVSVTERTREIGIRKAIGAKPRVILLQFLVEAVILSIFGGMIGLFIGGMISLGIVKALGLPFIISKGVIALAFIFSTTIGIIFGVYPANKASKLDPIEALRYE, encoded by the coding sequence ATGCTGTTGATAGAAACCTTTAGAGTGGCCCTACAAAGTATTTGGACAAATAAACTACGGTCTAGTTTAACGATATTGGGCTTGGTGATAGGAATATTATCGGTAGTAGTGATTACTACTTTAGGTAATGCCGCCCAAGCCGATATGACATCAGCCTTTGAACAATATGGGAAGGGAAAGCTAAATGTTAACCTTCGAGGTAATGCTGATCGCCCAGCAGTATATCGGGATTTTTTTAGTGATGAGGATATAAGTGCTATAGGGAGGATGGAGGATGATATTATAGCTATTTCTCCTGAACTGAGGCGTTGGATGACGATACAGCATGGGAATAAGCAGACACGAATCGATATGATGGGGGTTAACCATAATTATAATCAGGTAGAGACCATAGACCTTCTTGGTGGTCGATTTTTTACAGAAGAAGATACCTTGGGTAGAAGAAATGTAATGATCATCGACGAAAAAACTGCTAGGTTTTTATTTGACTCCACTGACGTCATCGGTGAGATTGTAACTGTGACGACGGGCTGGTATGCAGTGGAGCTTATGATCATAGGTGTAGATAAGCTAATGGATTCAGCAATTCTCAACATGGCCCAAGGAGACTATTCCTATGGTTATATGCCCATTACTTTAGCGGCTAGAATGTATTTTACCGACAGATATCCTAGATTTATGCTTCAAGCCCAAGAGGGATTAAATCTAGATGCTGTGTCAGAAAGGGTTTTAAACCTATTGGAAAGAAGGAACAAGGAAAGGGATATGTATTGGGTATTTACAAGAGAGGAACAATTCAATCAAGCTACAGAGGGGATAGGATTTTTAACGGCCACCGTTTCTGGTATAGCTGCTATAGCCCTTTTGGTAGGAGGCATTGGTATTATGAATATTATGCTGGTCTCGGTAACAGAAAGAACCCGTGAGATCGGTATTCGAAAGGCTATTGGAGCTAAGCCAAGGGTAATCCTGCTACAGTTTTTAGTAGAGGCTGTAATTCTCTCGATATTTGGGGGGATGATAGGACTTTTTATAGGAGGTATGATTAGCTTAGGTATTGTAAAGGCTTTAGGTCTGCCCTTTATAATATCCAAAGGGGTTATTGCTTTGGCCTTTATCTTTTCAACAACTATAGGGATTATTTTTGGAGTGTATCCTGCAAATAAAGCTTCAAAGCTAGATCCTATTGAAGCCTTAAGATATGAATAA
- a CDS encoding ABC transporter ATP-binding protein: protein MITVKDLNKVYENGSIAVQALRNVNLEIDEGEFVAITGPSGSGKSTFMNIIGCLDRATSGLYILGGETIEDLSDNELAAIRNRKIGFVFQSFNLLPRTSALKNVELPMMYAGIGKKERRARALDALERVGLGDRVDHKPNELSGGQKQRVAVARALVNNPSIILADEPTGNLDSKSTQEVMDLFKKLNEEGVTILIVTHEKDIAEQTKRIVSFRDGEIIVDKESIEA from the coding sequence ATGATTACCGTAAAGGATTTAAATAAAGTTTATGAAAATGGAAGTATAGCAGTTCAAGCACTAAGGAATGTAAATTTGGAGATTGATGAAGGTGAGTTTGTAGCTATTACGGGGCCCTCTGGATCAGGAAAGTCTACGTTTATGAACATTATTGGGTGCTTAGATAGAGCCACCTCTGGACTATATATATTAGGTGGAGAAACAATTGAAGATTTATCGGATAATGAATTGGCAGCAATACGAAATAGAAAAATAGGTTTTGTCTTTCAGTCCTTTAATCTCCTCCCTAGAACCTCTGCTTTGAAAAATGTGGAGCTACCTATGATGTATGCTGGAATAGGCAAGAAGGAGAGGAGGGCTAGGGCATTAGATGCACTAGAAAGAGTGGGTTTGGGGGACAGGGTAGATCATAAACCCAATGAGCTTTCAGGAGGACAAAAACAAAGGGTAGCGGTGGCTAGGGCCTTAGTAAACAATCCTTCCATCATTTTAGCCGATGAACCTACTGGGAACCTAGATTCTAAATCCACCCAAGAAGTAATGGACTTATTTAAAAAGTTAAATGAAGAGGGGGTTACTATTTTAATTGTAACCCATGAAAAGGATATTGCAGAACAGACAAAAAGAATTGTTAGTTTTCGCGATGGAGAAATCATTGTGGACAAAGAATCGATAGAAGCCTAG